The Bacillus sp. F19 DNA segment AAAAGAACTAGAACATTACGGATTGATTGAGCATGCGGTTTGATCAGAATACAATCAATCTATTGAAAGCGACCATTGAAAAACACGGATGGATTGACTTGCCTGCTGAAGGCTTCAGCATGTATCCCTTTATTCAAAAAGGTGAAATTTGCCGATTTATAAAATTCGATAATAGTAACCTTAAAAAAGGGCAGATCCTTCTCTTTTATTCAAAATCAGGGAAGTTGATTGCCCACAGATTATACCGCTATGAAAAGGGGCATTACATCCTAAAAGGCGATACAAACGAATGCCTGGATGAGCCAGTATCACCTGCTCAAGTGATTGGCTGCCTGGAATCTGTTCAAAAACAGAAAGGCATGATCAGTATGTATAAGCCTTTTGCATTTCTATACAGTCAAGCAGTCGTTACATCTCCCTTCTCAGCACGGCTGTTCCGCTTCTATTTAAAAAGAAGACTCGGTAAAGCGCTATGATCAAAAAGAAATGGACCACATTCAAAAACATGTTTTTAATAGAAGATATCCGCAGGACATTCACTTTGCTTGGTCCCTATCTATTAAAGTACAAAAGTTTCTACATATCTCTTTTTTTGATTATGCTCTCACAAATTTTATTAACGATCGGTTTTGCTTGGTTCTTTGGAACAATCACAGATGCTGCCGTTCAAAATGAAACGGATAAACTAAAATGGCTGCTGCCACTGGGTCTTGGCTTACTAAGTATAAGTTTGGCAACGACGTACTCTTACACTTATTTAGAGTCCATAACAATCAATAAAGTAAAACTTGAACTCAAAAAACAAGTATTAAAGCATCTTCTACTTTTGCCCGTGAAAAAAACAGCAAACATGCGAACTGGAGATTTAATGACCCATTTTACAAACGATGTCAATTGCATCGAAGGAGTCATCGGCAGCAACCTGCTTTATCTCATTCAGCTCCCTTTAACATTTGCTGCTGTTTCTGTTTACATATTTATCATCAATTGGCAGATGGCTTTAATAGGTTTTACTGTGATCCCTCTTGCCATTATTATTGGGGCTGTTTTTGGCATCCTGCTCAGAAACAACAGCAGAAAAATGTTTACTCAAATCAGTGATATTAACAGTACACTTAATGAAATTTTCCAGGGTTTATCCGTTATTCGATCTTTTCTTTTAGAGAAAAAAATGTCTCAAAAGCAAAACAGTCAAAACCAGGAACTCTTTACATTAGAAATGAAAAATACAAAGCTCCGCGGCTTTTTTTATATTGGCGGAGAAGCCATTACTTCCATCACATATATAACTGGACTTTGCTTGGGAGCTTATTTTGTTTCTAAATCAATGATTACAGTTGGTTCGCTGCTCACCTTCGTTACTCTGATGCAGCACCTGATCTCCCCGCTTACCGGTTTAGCAGGAATTTGGGGCAGCTTCCAAAGTTCAGCATCAGCAGTTGAAAGACTATCAAACGTATTAAATGAAGAAGTTGAACTAAACCATTTTCCTGAATACGTTCCATCAAAAATTAAAGGCTCTATTCAACTGAAGAACATTACCTTCAGTTATGATCAGCAAAAAAATTCGATAGATAACATGACATTAGACATACCAGCCGGCCAAACAGTTGCGATTGTCGGTCCAAGCGGTGCAGGAAAATCAACACTCTTTCACCTTATCCAAGGCTTCTATCAGCCAGACAGCGGAACGATCATGCTGGATCACAATCCAGAAGAACACCTTCCGCCCTCTGTGGTAAGAAGTTCTTTCGCATATGTTGCGCAAGAGACCTTTCTTTTCTCTGGAACAATCAAAGATAACCTCTTGCTCGCACGGCCAAATATCTCAAATTCAGAGCTGATCACTGCAGCAAAACAAGCAAACATTCATGATTTTATCATGTCATTGCCAAATCAATATGACACACAAGTTGGAGAAAGAGGCGTCCGTCTTTCAGGAGGGCAAAAACAAAGGCTTTCTATTGCAAGAGCCATCCTAAAAAATGCACCTATTCTGTTACTAGATGAAGCAACATCCGCACTCGACAGTGAAAGTGAGCTATTAGTTAAAAATGCGCTGGAAGCTATTAAAAGTAAAACAACTTTAATTATCGCCCATCGCTTATCAACTATACAGCATGCTGATTTTATTGTAGTTATGGATGAGGGGAAAATTGTTCAGATGGGGAGACATGAGGAGCTGATTACTCAAGAAGGTCTATATAGAAAATTATCAAACCTGCAATTTAAAACAAAAGAAAAACTGCCTTCATTACAAGCAATCTCACAATAAGGGATGGATGAAAGATGATCATACACTTTTTACAATCATTATATAATCAAACAAAATTACCAGAAATAGAAAGCGATTATCAATATTTAATAGAAGACATCCATCACTTTTCAATTGAACCTCAAGTTTATTACCTATTAAAACAACATGACCGTCTTAATGAAACACCTGCTTTTTTCACTGACTACTTAAGGAAAGTAACAGATCAAATCTTGCTTCAAAACCTTTTTATTAAAGTACAAATGGAAAAGATATTAAAATTATTTGAAACTCAAAAAATAGACACCATCCCTTTAAAAGGTGTCTATTTTGCGGAAAAATACTTTGGCCATATCGCTGCAAGATCTACTTCTGATATTGACTTACTGATACATCAAAAGGACAGACAAACGGTTGATGAATTACTAAGAAATCGAGGATTCATCTATGAAGATGAGGGTCCTAAAGATCACTTTCACTGCAGCTACAGATTGTATTTGCCTGGTTCTTCCATTCCATTAAGAGTCGAAATACATTGGAACCTATTAAAAGAAAATACCTCAGATCTGGACATTATTGAGTTTTGGAATGATGCGGTTCCTATAACGGCTTATCAACATATTAAAGAACTCTCCAACCAGCATGCTTTTTATATGATTGTGCTTCATGCATGGCGTCATAATTTAGATTCATTGAGGCATTTTATTGATGTTGTACAAATGGTGAATATTTTGGATGAAAAGATTTGCTTTGAATCTCTTTTTAACCAGGCAAAGAAAGATAAAACTTTGAAAAGAGTTCAGAGAACGTTAAAAATCGTTTATAGGGTGTTTGGAGAAATAAAATATCCTGAACAACTATCTGTACAAAAGAATTACGGTAAGTGGTGGGAATATGAAAAGATTAGGGATCGGGAGTATCGGAGTTTGAGGGTTTATTTGGATTTCGTGGATTACTTATTGTTTAGTGTTGATAAAATAATATAAATAAAAGCCACTATGAAAGATTAATAGTGGCTTTTAACGTTATCATTCAACTATTAGACGTTAAAGGCTTGCATCTTTTTGATTATTTAATAATTTCCCAAAAAGATTTTTCTTATCTTTCGCCAGCTGACCAAACTCACCTTTTTGGATGACATTCCCTTGATCTAAGACAATAACCTGATCCGCGTTTCTTATTGTTGACAGTCGATGAGCTATGACAATGATTGTCATACTTCCTTTGAGCCTTTCTAATGCTCTTTGAATATTTGCCTCGTTTTCGGTATCTAAAGCACTTGTAGCTTCATCTAAAACAAGTATAGAAGGCTTCCTTAATATTGCTCTTGCAAGGACAATTCGTTGTCTCTCCCCACCTGATAGACGTATACCCCTATCTCCAACTAATGTATCTAATCCATTTGGCAGTTTTTTAACAAATTCAGCAGCTGATGAAAATTCTAATGCTCTCCATATTTCTTCATCTGCAGCTTCAGATTCAACCATTAGAAGGTTTTCTTTAATACTCGCATTGAATAAAAATGGATCTTGCGGCACGTAACTAACTGCTTTACGCATTGAAAGAAGGTTTTCACTTGTCAGAGGTGTGCCGTCAATTAAAACTTGACCTTTTTCTGGAAGATTTAAACCCATTAAAATATCAATTAATGTACTTTTTCCTGCGCCAGATCTGCCGACAAATGCAGTCATTTTATTTGCAGGAATAACAACATTTATATCTTCTAAAGCATATGAGTCAGAAGGGTTCTGAGAATAGCGAAAATATACACTTTTACATTCAATCTCTTTCTTGATTCGAATAGGAATAATTGTAAGGTTCTCATAGTCTTTGAATTCAACAGCTTTTCTGGATTCATTTTGTAGATTCTTTACAGCATGAAATGAGGGAAGCATAGTAGCAATCTGCTCTAAAGAACTTTGAATTCCTGCCACTCTTGGCCATAACCTTGAAAAGATCACAACAATCAGCATTAATTCCCCCGCCTGTGCATGAAACATGTTTACTGCAATGAAAATAAACACAGCTATAAGTATAGAAGAAGCCACTTTGTAATATAGTTGGGACATGGTCCTTAATGTGGTGTATTCAATCTGTTCATCTTGCATTCCTTCAGTTACGTTTAGAAACCAATTCATTTTGGATTTTTCAAGAGTATTACTTTTAATATCCTTAATACCATTAATTTGATCGGTAATCCCAGCAAGGTATTCTTTCCCCAGAGAATAATTTTTTTTCCCTAAAGCCAGTGACATCCTTAAAAATTTCCTGTTTAGAAAGACAATAAGAGCCCCGCAAAGCAATAAGAAAAACGTAATACTGGGAGAAAGAAAGAAGGCTAGACCGATTTGAATAACGGTAAAAATAAGAGATGCCAAAAATTGCAGCAGCGAATGAGTTCCGGCGCTAGAACGGGCAACTTCAGTTGTTAATAAATTGATTAAGTCTGATTTTCTATTTTTTATAAAAAAAGCCCAGTTTGCGTGGAGCAAAGAATGGTAAGTGTTTACTCGCAAGTGGCGAAAAAAACCATGCTGGATTTTTATGTTCTGAATCGTTATGTGACGATGTAAAAAATTTTGTAAGATCACGATAAGAACAAAATTTAATAGAATAAATGGCAGACCGAAACTGCTTGGAATACGGTCAAAAAAAGAGAAAATCTCGTTAAAAGGGGTATTCCCCACATTAAAATCGATAATGCCAGTAATGCTTATCATGGGAATAAGCAATAAAATACCTACACCATCTAATAAACTTATAAACACAGTAGCTAATAAGTTAATATATAGTCTTTTCCCAGCATAAGATTGTATTTGCTTCAGAAAATACAAGATTAGATTCAAGATTTTTGCCCCCTAAGGTATCTTGTTTCTCTTTTCGTTTTCCTCCATGCCCATAAAAAGGGGCGTAAAAGGAAATACAAAAAATGAAGCCGATTTGGCAACGGGAGTGTTTCGGCGTCTTCTGGCAAAGGATGAATGCAACTAAGTAGAAAGAGTAATTTTTGTTTTGGCGACATTAAACTAAATAAATGTTTTGCATGATATTTACAGATATCATCAGGCACAGGATCTGTATGTAAGTTAACCATTCTTTCAAAATAAAAAATTGCCTCCTGAGCGAGTCCTCTTGATTTTTTATTTTCCACCATATGTGTCATATCGGTATTAACTTCTGCATTTAACAATTCCGATGCTAAAACCAAAGCCTGTGAACCTTGATTAATGAAATGGTACTTTTTTAGCAATACCTGTATTCTATTCCAGTCTATATCCTGCCCCATCATATGCTGAATATCTGACAGCCACCTTAATCTTGACCATCCATGTCTTGCTCCGTGCGACACCAGAAACAAAAATAAGTCTTCTTTTCCTAAAAAGTAGATTGGTGAAAATGTCAGGTTACTTTTACGTCTTTCCTTCCATAGATCATCAAAATGAGGTTCAGGGCCAGGTCCTGGATTCAATCGCCAATGAACCTCAGCTTTAATTTTTTTGACTGGATGAAAATAAGTAAAATGATGATGTCTCCACTTCCAATCGCCTAGCACAGAATGTATATATTCATCTTTTTTATAACCAAGGCTTTCCAAAAGTTCTTCTGTGATTTCAAGTTTTTCAAAAGGTACAAGAAAGTCCAGATCACTAGAAGTCCGGAGAGAAATATCTCCGTATAAATCATGGGCAATTACTGGCCCTTTTAAAAAAAGAACACGTATCTGTTCTTCTGTTAATTTCATGCTCAGCTGCTCCATTTCTGCACTTAAGAAAAGCATTTTGAATGTATTATTCTTGTATTTGTCGGCCAGATATTGAATAACGTTTGATGGGATCATGTCTTCAGGAAGCTGTTTTAAGCGGGGATAAATCATTGTATAAACACGATGATGTGTACATAATTTTAAAAATAAAGTCCAATCAATCTTAGTAAACAAATACCTGCCTTTTTCGACTAAGTTTTCAACACTTTCGTCCTTTAAAAGTTCGAAAATGATCTTTAATTCTCTAGGCACCTTTGCTAAATTAAGTCTCATTCTCAAATCCTCCAATTTTCTTAGCAAATTTGCCAACAACCGTATAATTCTCCTTACCCTCTGAACCCGTGACAAAATATGGTCCACTGCGCAGCCAAGCATGAGCTACAAGCTTCCCTGACTCATCTCTTGCTGTTCCCAAATATAAAGTGCTTTCAATGTTTCGCTTCTCCAGCATTTTCATTGCTGCAATAGCTTTTACAAGACATTGGCTTTCCCAAAATGTATATTTGCTCATTATCTTAATAGCTTGAGAGACACTGGCTATCGTTTTTTTGTTAAAATTAATAGTTTCATAAGCTGTCTCTTCCATATGCTGCCCCAACGAAGGAGCTACTTTTGAAAAAGGTATACTTTTAAGATACCGACCAAGTCCTAAGTAAAAAAAAGATTCTGCCAAAAGTAATTTAGTCTTCATATCCATTGAATGAAGCAGTAATAATTTATTCAAGATCTCACTATCCCTTACTTAAAATAGATCGCACAATAAACTAAATATCTTTTTCTAATTTAATTAATTTTTCTTTATTTAAGGACTCTAAAAAAGAAAGTACCTGTTTCTGGCATTCTTCTCTTTCAACTTGATATTGTGAAAGCAAACTTTCGATTAATTGATTAAAGTTTATAGGGCTTTCTATAAGATCCCAAATTACACCGCCCATTTCACCTAGATTATAGTATTTTCCATTACTTATACTGAGCATCACTTTTTCCCCGTTCATATCACTTACGATGTTTCCTTCTCCTTGGCGTACAATAAAATTTGTCGAAGACATTAGTGCGTTAACCATACAAATTTTTCCTCCTCTTTGATAGCATTTATTATTTCTTCAGCCAGTTCATGTGAAGTGAAACGGTTAGCTGGCCTGCTAAGCTGGTATAAATTGATTTTCTCAGCCATTGCTACAGTTATATTAAAATGCCATTCCATCAAACCCATTTGAGCGATAAAGAAATTACGATATGTATGTTTGAACAAAGTTTGAAGACTGTTTAGTTTATGGATTGGGTTTAATATTATCTCTGCAGTGTCCGATTTAACTAACTCAAAAACCCCCGAAAGCTGAAGCTTCTGAGAAACAAATTGATTTTTCACTGGAACTGCGTATTTAGTTTCTCTATTAAAAATCTGTTTATAACCATTTGCATCCATTCCAAACTCATTAAGACTTTCTAACCAAAGTTTTTGCTGAGGATAAGCCGGAGTTATTAAGGGAAGTTTTTCTTCATTTAGAGTTACGGGAATAACATCATCACTGATAAGCTGATACCCCTTATTTAATAAAGAAGAAGCCAAAGTTGATTTGCCTGCTCCTGAGTCACCTATAATGGCGTATGCTTTACCGTCGATTGCTATAGCACTGCCGTGCAGGGGCAAAACTCTTCTTTGCATTAATATTGCACCCATACATGTTCCAAGCAGGTAAAGACGAATTAGATCATCATCAGCATCAGCCAAAGGAGAATAGAGAATTTCTCTTCCTTTTTGCACCAAAAAAATACCAACTGCTTGAATTTTGAACATGATAAATTCTTTTTTTATAACAAAAGATTTATTTTTATCTGATAGTTCTTTCCAGATCGAGGTCAAATCTGATATTTCTATTATTATTTGAGGTTCATTCTCTTCTATTATAATTAGAGGCAGTTCAAGCAAATCTATGTCTGACTGTATATTAAATCCAAAAGCATGGTACAGCTGTGTCTTCAAACGAACTTTATTCAAGAAAACATCCCCCGAATTTTTATTAAAATCATGTAGATAAGATTATCAGTAAGTACCCCTATACTATAAAAGTATAAGGGTACGATTTAAATTTATTAAAATAATTAACTATAATGGACTACCTCATCTTCATCAGGCTGAACTGCGTCTGGTGTTTTAATTCCTGGTCCAGCCATTGTCAAACTTACATCCAATACTTCTAGTTCTGGTGTTTGCCAAGATTTCATGTAATCACCTCCCTTCAATTTTATTTAAAAATCTATATAATATTAAACTTCGCATTAAAATTCTAAATTCATATTCAAAGATAAGCCTAGGTGTGTAGTCCATTTCAATTCTCTTAATGTATTTCGCCAATAGTTCGTTATTTACAAAAGATGAAACTTTAGGATCTTTAAGTAGTTTGTAGAGTTCATCTATAAATGCTTTCCATGAGCTTATCATTCTATGAACTCCATCAGCCCCTTGTACTCCACGGGATCTCTGATTAAGTCTTATATCTTCTGGCAATAGTCCGTTAGTAGCTCTGCGGACAAGTGCCCGATCAAGTCCACTCTGGACGAATTGTTCATCTGGAACAGATAGACAAAATTGAACTACCCTTATATCGTTTGTAGGATCGCGCTCCCATAATGAATGTCTTAATGATAATTTGGTGCCGATAGTCCCATTTAAACCCCAAAAATGTAATTGTTTAAACTGATTATTTTTTATGTGATAAGCATCAGTCGTATTAGTTCCGCTTATATCGATTTCCTGCTCTTCCAGTTTTTCAAAAACTTTAGTTCGAGATGCAAATTCAGGATTTATCCAAATAGGAAAACTTTCTTGATTTTTCGAGTTAGAAAGCCTTGCAATTTCAGGAAACGCTTTTCTACTTACAAATTTCATAATTCTTGATTTTTTCACACCTATATTTTTACTATATAGGTTCACTTCTTTATATAAGCTCGATAATTTGAATTGCCTTAACAAGCGGGCATAGTAATCTAAAGCTGGTCCAAAAGAAATTGTCCAATTGCCTCTTTGACCATTTAGAAGTAATCCAACTCCCTGACTACTTGCTTGCTCATAAATTCCTTTTAGCCAAAAAGAGTTTTCAAAAAATTTATAAGGCATCTCCAAAGTTTGCAGCCAATCATCGATTTCAGAATATGGATTAGTATCCGAAAAGCTTAAATACTTATCATTAATGTTACCTACAAAGTTAACCGTCGATTCAATTAACGGTCTCTCATTAGCCACTCTATATCTATGTGTCCAATCAACAAAGTCATCCACTGGAACGTAACTAAATGTATGTAATCTTTTCTTTTTCTCTTTCAAAGCTTTAGCTGCAAAGCTAACAACGGAGCCAGAATCTAACCCTCCGCTAAGGTGAGCACCGACACTTCGATGAGTCCGAAGTCTATCAATAACTGCTGTATTAAATACTTCTTTAAAAGCTTCTTCATATTCTCCATTAGATTTCAATTTCAATTTAACCGAATAATCAAATTTAGAATATTGTCTCAGGTATAAACGTCCATTTTCGAGTTTAATAGTATGTGAAGGCGGCAATTGCTTAATATTGTCATAAACAGTCGTGTCGGTGGAAATGGAATCCGTTGTAACAGGTATTGCAATAAATTCAGCAAGCCACTGGTCATTCAGTTTTTTACTAATATTAGAGATGGAGAAAAGAGGTTCAATAATTGTACTAAACGCAAATTTTGAACCGTCATTATAAAAATAAAGGGTTCTAGTACCAGAAAAGTCTCTTGCCCCGAAGAGCAATTGACGCTTTTCATCCCAGATCATAAAGGCAAAATCACCAACTAAATACTTGGGGGCTTCTTCTCCCCATTTTTCATATGCAAGCAATATTAACTTGCTGTCGGTAATATCTTTTCTCAAAAATTTACCCACTGCTAATCTATCAAATAGTTCCATACGATTATCAATAATGGCATCTGCAGTAATTGCCATTTTTAACTCATAATCATAGTAAGGCAGTACTTCGCCCACTGATTCAGGTGTGATCCATTGCGCGTGGCAGCCAAGAAACAAATTCTGAATAGTCCATGTCTGAACATCATCTGCGGGAAACTTTTGCAAAGTTTTCATTACATTCTTACATTCTTCAATTCTTATTGGTTCACCGTCAAAATGATAAACTCCAACTATTGCACTCATATTTCCCTCTCCTACAGATCATTTCATTAGTTAAATAACTTCTCATTAAAGAACGAATAAACTAATTGTATTCTATATTAAGAACATTACATTACTTTTTTACTAAAAGCAATAACTTTATAGCTATTTATCTGGAATAAATTTCACCTTTTTATTACAGTAATATATAAACTAATTAACAGAAACGGGCATCGATTTTAAAACAACTATCTGTTTTTTGTTTTCTACCTCATATCCATTCGGATTATTGAGTTGCCAACGCCAAGAGTCAGAACACATTTCTTCAATTCCTTTTTTTGCAACCCAATCTAACTCCTTTTGTGCTTTTGTAGGATCCGCATAACTAATTCCGATATCTCCTGGTCTCCGGTCAATTATTTTGTATGGTATATTCTTACCTATTACTTTTTCAAATGCGTGGATCATTTCCAACACACTATACCCTTTACCAGTCCCAAGATTATAGGCACTGACACCTACAGAGGATATTACCTTTTCAAGTGCTTTTATATGACCAGCTGCAAGATCAACAACATGTATAAAATCTCTTATTCCTGTTCCATCATGGGTAGAATAATCATTGCCAAAAACGTTCAGCTCTGTCCTCTTTCCTATCGCCACTTGTGTAATATAAGGAACTAAATTATTTGGAATACCATTTGGATCTTCCCCAATTAGACCACTAGGATGAGCCCCAACAGGATTAAAGTACCGCAGGAGTGTTATGCTCCATTTATTGTTTGACACATATATATCTCTTAATATCTCCTCAATCATCAATTTGGTTCTGCCATATGGATTGGTTGCTTCAAGTGGTAATTCCTCAATAAGCGGAACATGTTCTTGCGTACCGTAAACGGTTGCTGATGAACTGAATACAAGATTTCTTACTCCGAATTTTTCCATCAATTCAAATAGAATAACAGAACCTGTTATATTGTTGTGATAATAATGCAGCGGCATTTCTACTGATTCTCCTACAGCTTTAAGCCCTGCGAAATGAATTACAGCTTCAATTTGATTTTCAATAAAAACAGATTGTAATGCAGCTCTGTCTAATAAATCTAAGTAATAAAATTTAAAATCTTTTCCAGTAATTTCTTTGATCCTGTTTAGTGAACTTTTATTTGAATTAGATAAATTATCAATAATAATAATGTCATATCCTGCGTTCAACAATTCAACACATGTATGTGAGCCTATGTATCCTGCACCGCCTGTAACTAAGATTGCCATTTCTACCAACTCCAAACTAATTAGTTTATTATAAGAATTCTTAATAAAGAACATTTTATGTTTAATTTTTATTAAATGAAAATAGGTCAGAAATACTATAAGTAAATTAAGTTCTTTATAAAGAACTTAATTTAAATTATACGTTGTAACTTTTCTATATTCAACTTTATTAAATGAAAATTCTAAAAAATATATCTCTGTCTCAACCTAAAAGAAATTCCCTATTTGTAGGTCTATTTTTTTGTATTCTACTTTTCCTTAAATTTCATCAGGAGACTTAGCCTAGTAGCTAGAAATGCAAAATGTTTTAGCTATTATTAAGTTCTTGAAACCTTTTTATGTAAACTGTTAAACTCGGTACACACACTTTTCATTTAACGACCTCTAGTATTCTCCTCTTGTAACGGTAACTTCTGTCTTCCATAAAATGTGCCTAAGTGGTGAAAGGTATCTGTAACACCTTTCTACTCTTAATGTAGATCCTTGTTTTCGTAATATGAATTTAATAATTCTAAACATAGTTGTTTTGCTTAATCAAACCTTTTTATAGTACATAATATATAGTATTTAATAGAAAGTTGTGTGATATTAGAAAATGAATATTGAAGATTTGGATAATGTTGATTTAACAACCGAGCCGTTATTTAATAATAGCGTTTTAAGTTACGACAGTAGTACTGCAAAATGGGTTTCAAAAAATGTAAGTAATTTTAGTTATCTGATTGAATTAGAAAGATGGGGAATAAAAAATGATGGTACTGAAGCTGTAAATACAACTAAAGGAATCAATGACGCTTTGAATTGGGCAGCAACAAATAGTTATGGAGAAGTAATGTTTCCTAAAGGGACCTATCTAATTGATGAAACTAACCCAATCTTAATCAAAAGCTTCATGACTTTGAACCTAAATGGATCAATGCTGAAAATACAAGACAATAGCTTAGAAAAATACGATGTTGTTATTTTTGATAATGTAATATTCTCTCGTATCACTAATGGTGAAATTAAAGGGGACAGAGACACACATATATATTTAAAAGATGGTGTAGATTCCGATACTCACGAAGGTGGGATAGGAATTAAAATATATAGAGATTGTAGATTTATTTCTGTAGATAATATAAATATATATAATTTCACGGGAGATGCAATTGTATCTGGAGGGACATTCCCTTCACTTCCCTATTACCTTAGGCAATCAAGTGCTGAACTGGGTGCATATAGCATAAGTGATGGCTCTCCTATAACTGATTCAAAAAAAATAAGATTTACAACAAAAATTTTAATGAACGATCCAAATATTGTTAAGGCTGGCCATTGGGGCATATATGGTGGTGGTTACGGTAATTTAGGTATCGATGTAAGTGCAGAATTTTATGATGTTATTTTTTATAAATCAGATGATACTTTTCATTCTGCTATTGAAAAAGTTCAATTTTTTGATGAAGTTCCTAAACCAGATGGTGTTAGTTATGCTAGAGTAGTACTTTATCAAAATACCATTCCTTCCGATAGTAATAATAGTTTATGGGTAAGAGTTAACAGTCATCCTGAAAACATATTTTTGGAAAAATTAGATATACATCATTGTCGAAGACAAGGTATGAGTCTTGGTGGAAAGCATATTTATGTTAGAGACAATAAAATTCATCACATTGGTGGAGATACTTTCAATATTGGAACTGACCCACA contains these protein-coding regions:
- a CDS encoding nucleotidyltransferase family protein; this encodes MIIHFLQSLYNQTKLPEIESDYQYLIEDIHHFSIEPQVYYLLKQHDRLNETPAFFTDYLRKVTDQILLQNLFIKVQMEKILKLFETQKIDTIPLKGVYFAEKYFGHIAARSTSDIDLLIHQKDRQTVDELLRNRGFIYEDEGPKDHFHCSYRLYLPGSSIPLRVEIHWNLLKENTSDLDIIEFWNDAVPITAYQHIKELSNQHAFYMIVLHAWRHNLDSLRHFIDVVQMVNILDEKICFESLFNQAKKDKTLKRVQRTLKIVYRVFGEIKYPEQLSVQKNYGKWWEYEKIRDREYRSLRVYLDFVDYLLFSVDKII
- a CDS encoding lasso peptide biosynthesis PqqD family chaperone, which gives rise to MVNALMSSTNFIVRQGEGNIVSDMNGEKVMLSISNGKYYNLGEMGGVIWDLIESPINFNQLIESLLSQYQVEREECQKQVLSFLESLNKEKLIKLEKDI
- a CDS encoding S24/S26 family peptidase; this encodes MRFDQNTINLLKATIEKHGWIDLPAEGFSMYPFIQKGEICRFIKFDNSNLKKGQILLFYSKSGKLIAHRLYRYEKGHYILKGDTNECLDEPVSPAQVIGCLESVQKQKGMISMYKPFAFLYSQAVVTSPFSARLFRFYLKRRLGKAL
- a CDS encoding lasso peptide biosynthesis B2 protein → MKTKLLLAESFFYLGLGRYLKSIPFSKVAPSLGQHMEETAYETINFNKKTIASVSQAIKIMSKYTFWESQCLVKAIAAMKMLEKRNIESTLYLGTARDESGKLVAHAWLRSGPYFVTGSEGKENYTVVGKFAKKIGGFENET
- a CDS encoding ABC transporter ATP-binding protein/permease, with amino-acid sequence MNLILYFLKQIQSYAGKRLYINLLATVFISLLDGVGILLLIPMISITGIIDFNVGNTPFNEIFSFFDRIPSSFGLPFILLNFVLIVILQNFLHRHITIQNIKIQHGFFRHLRVNTYHSLLHANWAFFIKNRKSDLINLLTTEVARSSAGTHSLLQFLASLIFTVIQIGLAFFLSPSITFFLLLCGALIVFLNRKFLRMSLALGKKNYSLGKEYLAGITDQINGIKDIKSNTLEKSKMNWFLNVTEGMQDEQIEYTTLRTMSQLYYKVASSILIAVFIFIAVNMFHAQAGELMLIVVIFSRLWPRVAGIQSSLEQIATMLPSFHAVKNLQNESRKAVEFKDYENLTIIPIRIKKEIECKSVYFRYSQNPSDSYALEDINVVIPANKMTAFVGRSGAGKSTLIDILMGLNLPEKGQVLIDGTPLTSENLLSMRKAVSYVPQDPFLFNASIKENLLMVESEAADEEIWRALEFSSAAEFVKKLPNGLDTLVGDRGIRLSGGERQRIVLARAILRKPSILVLDEATSALDTENEANIQRALERLKGSMTIIVIAHRLSTIRNADQVIVLDQGNVIQKGEFGQLAKDKKNLFGKLLNNQKDASL
- a CDS encoding ABC transporter ATP-binding protein/permease, encoding MIKKKWTTFKNMFLIEDIRRTFTLLGPYLLKYKSFYISLFLIMLSQILLTIGFAWFFGTITDAAVQNETDKLKWLLPLGLGLLSISLATTYSYTYLESITINKVKLELKKQVLKHLLLLPVKKTANMRTGDLMTHFTNDVNCIEGVIGSNLLYLIQLPLTFAAVSVYIFIINWQMALIGFTVIPLAIIIGAVFGILLRNNSRKMFTQISDINSTLNEIFQGLSVIRSFLLEKKMSQKQNSQNQELFTLEMKNTKLRGFFYIGGEAITSITYITGLCLGAYFVSKSMITVGSLLTFVTLMQHLISPLTGLAGIWGSFQSSASAVERLSNVLNEEVELNHFPEYVPSKIKGSIQLKNITFSYDQQKNSIDNMTLDIPAGQTVAIVGPSGAGKSTLFHLIQGFYQPDSGTIMLDHNPEEHLPPSVVRSSFAYVAQETFLFSGTIKDNLLLARPNISNSELITAAKQANIHDFIMSLPNQYDTQVGERGVRLSGGQKQRLSIARAILKNAPILLLDEATSALDSESELLVKNALEAIKSKTTLIIAHRLSTIQHADFIVVMDEGKIVQMGRHEELITQEGLYRKLSNLQFKTKEKLPSLQAISQ
- a CDS encoding nucleotidyltransferase family protein; protein product: MRLNLAKVPRELKIIFELLKDESVENLVEKGRYLFTKIDWTLFLKLCTHHRVYTMIYPRLKQLPEDMIPSNVIQYLADKYKNNTFKMLFLSAEMEQLSMKLTEEQIRVLFLKGPVIAHDLYGDISLRTSSDLDFLVPFEKLEITEELLESLGYKKDEYIHSVLGDWKWRHHHFTYFHPVKKIKAEVHWRLNPGPGPEPHFDDLWKERRKSNLTFSPIYFLGKEDLFLFLVSHGARHGWSRLRWLSDIQHMMGQDIDWNRIQVLLKKYHFINQGSQALVLASELLNAEVNTDMTHMVENKKSRGLAQEAIFYFERMVNLHTDPVPDDICKYHAKHLFSLMSPKQKLLFLLSCIHPLPEDAETLPLPNRLHFLYFLLRPFLWAWRKTKRETRYLRGQKS